A window of the Oryza brachyantha chromosome 5, ObraRS2, whole genome shotgun sequence genome harbors these coding sequences:
- the LOC102700241 gene encoding GDSL esterase/lipase At1g28580-like: protein MERGRAVAVAVAVAGLVWVAAMVAAEPLPQYYNAIFSFGDSFSDTGNFVIINSGKLPNMPKFPPPYARCSNGRLVIDFLAEAFGLPLLPPSANKGTNFSQGANFAVMGATALDLKYFKDNNVWSIPPFNTSMSVQLQWFDEVKQTVCSSPQECREFFSKALFVFGEFGGNDYSFAWKADWSLEKVKTMVPRVVASMVGGIERLLDEGARHVVVPGNLPAGCIPITLTMYASDDRSEYDPRTGCLKKYNSVALYHNAMLRIALDQLQRRRPDSRIVYADYYTPYIQFARTPHLYGYKRGALRACCGGGGPYNYNMSASCGLPGATTCEDPDAHVSWDGIHLTEAPYRFIANTWIRGPYAHPPLASVVRDDMVY from the exons atggagagagggagggcggtggcggtggcggtggcggtggcggggttGGTGTGggtggcggcgatggtggCCGCGGAGCCGCTGCCGCAGTACTACAACGCGATATTCAGCTTCGGCGACTCGTTCTCCGACACGGGCAACTTCGTCATCATCAACTCCGGCAAGCTCCCCAACATGCCCAAGTTCCCGCCGCCGTACGCGCGCTGCTCCAACGGCCGCCTCGTCATCGACTTCCTCG CGGAGGCGTTCGGGCTGCCGCTGTTGCCGCCATCGGCGAACAAGGGCACCAACTTCAGCCAGGGCGCCAACTTTGCGGTGATGGGCGCCACCGCGCTGGACCTCAAGTACTTCAAGGACAACAACGTGTGGAGCATCCCGCCCTTCAACACCTCCATGAGCGTCCAGCTCCAGTGGTTCGATGAGGTCAAGCAGACCGTCTGCTCCTCCCCGCAAG aGTGCAGGGAGTTCTTCTCGAAGGCGCTGTTTGTGTTCGGCGAGTTCGGAGGCAACGACTACAGCTTTGCGTGGAAGGCGGATTGGAGCCTGGAGAAGGTGAAGACGATGGTGCCCAGAGTGGTGGCCTCCATGGTCGGCGGCATCGAGCGCCTCCTCGACGAGGGCGCCCGCCACGTGGTCGTCCCGGGCAACCTCCCCGCCGGCTGCATCCCCATCACCCTCACCATGTACGCCTCCGACGACCGCAGCGAGTACGACCCCCGCACCGGCTGCCTCAAGAAGTACAACAGCGTCGCGCTCTACCACAACGCCATGCTCCGCATTGCCCTCGACCagctccagcgccgccgccccgactccCGCATCGTCTACGCCGACTACTACACCCCCTACATCCAGTTTGCCCGCACCCCTCACCTCTACG GGTACAAGAGGGGGGCACTCCGGgcgtgctgcggcggcggggggccgTACAACTACAACATGAGCGCGTCGTGCGGGCTCCCCGGCGCGACGACGTGCGAGGACCCCGACGCGCACGTCAGCTGGGACGGCATCCACCTCACCGAGGCGCCCTACCGCTTCATCGCCAACACCTGGATCAGGGGCCCCTACGCCCACCCGCCCCTCGCCAGCGTCGTCCGCGACGACATGGTCTACTAG
- the LOC102700526 gene encoding GDSL esterase/lipase At5g45910-like: MKPPPSPPLTLVAVAVAVVVVSCLFHGSAASGEPRFTSIFSFGSSYSDTGNFVLQSAGFPAIPFNHSPYGDTFFRRPTGRPSDGRLPIDFIAEALGLPLLPPCMAKGRDFGGGANFAIVGGTALDVGFFLRHNAASVPPFRSSLRVQIGWFRSLLAQTLRRNATAAERRERLATSLFVVGEFGGTDYRYLLSAGKSLEQAKSYVPVVMRAICRSVERLVEDGARYVVVVGTPPAGCMPMELTKYAPAAAAANASTAYDRRTGCLRRLNGLAEYHNWMLQEAVGRMRGKYPGTKLVYADFYRPVASLVRRPAKFGFAQQPLKACCGGGGAYNYNPAAACGSPGASACSDPSAYVNWDGVHLTDAAYKHVAGGWLDGAYAYPSILSLLPTQ; the protein is encoded by the exons AtgaagccgccgccgtcgccgccgctgacactcgtcgccgtcgccgtcgccgtcgtcgtcgtgtcgTGCCTCTTCCATGGCTCAGCTGCATCCGGCGAGCCGCGGTTCACCTCCATCTTCAGCTTCGGGAGCTCCTACTCCGACACCGGCAACTTCGTCCTCCAGTCGGCTGGCTTCCCCGCCATCCCGTTCAACCACTCCCCCTACGGCGACACCTTCTTCCGCCGCCCCACCGGCCGCCCCTCCGACGGCCGCCTCCCCATCGACTTCATCG CGGAGGCGCTAGGTCTCCCTCTCCTGCCGCCGTGCATGGCGAAGGGGCGGGACTTTGGTGGCGGCGCCAACTTCGCCATCGTCGGCGGCACGGCGCTGGACGTCGGGTTCTTCCTCCGGCACAACGCCGCCAGCGTGCCGCCGTTCCGGAGCTCCCTCCGCGTGCAGATCGGGTGGTTCCGGAGCCTCCTCGCTCAGACGCTCCGCCGCAACGCCACCGCGGCGGAGCGCAGGGAGCGCCTCGCCACGTCGCTGTTCGTCGTCGGCGAGTTCGGCGGCACCGACTACAGGTACCTCCTCTCCGCCGGCAAGAGCCTCGAGCAGGCCAAGTCCTACGTGCCGGTGGTCATGCGAGCCATCTGCAGAAGCGTCGAG AGGCTCGTGGAGGACGGAGCGAGGTACGTGGTGGTGGTcgggacgccgccggcggggtgCATGCCGATGGAACTGACCAAGtacgctccggcggcggcggcggcgaacgcgtCGACGGCGTACGATCGCCGGACGGGGTGCCTCCGGCGGCTCAACGGCCTGGCTGAGTACCACAACTGGATGCTCCAGGAGGCCGTGGGGCGCATGCGAGGCAAGTACCCGGGGACGAAGCTCGTCTACGCCGACTTCTACAGGCCGGTGGCGAGCCTCGTCCGCCGTCCGGCCAAGTTCG GTTTCGCGCAGCAACCTCTGAAAGCGTgctgcggcggaggcggagcgtACAACTACAACCCTGCAGCGGCGTGCGGCTCGCCGGGCGCGTCCGCCTGCAGCGACCCATCGGCGTACGTGAACTGGGACGGCGTCCACCTCACCGACGCCGCCTAcaagcacgtcgccggcggctggcTCGACGGCGCCTACGCCTACCCGTCTATTCTTAGCCTCCTGCCCACCCAATAA